From the Pomacea canaliculata isolate SZHN2017 linkage group LG4, ASM307304v1, whole genome shotgun sequence genome, one window contains:
- the LOC112561734 gene encoding endoribonuclease LACTB2-like isoform X3: MEYIKELKAALEKFAVSLQEIIVTHWHPDHVGGVDDICSSFNEGISVYQCEGYKVSKLKRLSEADVPLKNTDYTFIKDQHVFHTEGATLRLYHNPGHSEDHTILQLVEENAIFSGDTILGGSTTTVEDLTSYMQSLKQILDLNPSVIYPGHGFVIDNPKETVGGYIEHRNKRESQIIQCLTDHRDTPMEPMDIVKIIYVGVPEALQISAANNVIQHLLKLQKDQKVESKDGVKWTIKPLSSL, translated from the exons ATGGAGTACATAAAAGAACTTAAAGCAGCCTTGGAAAAATTTGCTGTGTCCCTGCAAGAAATAATTGTTACTCATTGGCATCCTGATCATGTTGGAGGCGTGGATGACATCTGTAGCTCTTTTAATGAGG GTATCTCTGTGTATCAGTGTGAAG GATACAAAGTTTCGAAGTTAAAGCGACTTTCTGAAGCAGATGttccattaaaaaatacagattataCCTTCATCAAAGATCAGCATGTTTTCCATACGGAAGGTGCCACTCTAAG GTTATACCATAACCCTGGTCACTCTGAAGATCACACGATACTACAATTAGTGGAAGAAAATGCTATCTTTAGTGGTGATACTATCCTTGGTGGTTCAACCACT ACAGTTGAAGATCTTACAAGCTATATGCAGTCCCTGAAGCAAATTCTTGACCTCAACCCATCAGTTATCTACCCAGGTCATGGTTTTGTAATTGACAATCCCAAGGAAACTGTGGGAGGTTACATCGAACATCGTAACAAGCGAGAATCTCAGATCATCCAGTGTCTCACTGACCACAGAGATACACCAATGGAGCCAATGGACATAGTCAAGATTATTTATGTT GGTGTTCCTGAGGCGCTTCAAATAAGTGCAGCCAACAATGTCATTCAGCATTTGCTAAAACTTCAGAAAGACCAGAAAGTTG AATCAAAGGATGGTGTTAAATGGACCATTAAGCCCTTATCCTCTCTATGA
- the LOC112561734 gene encoding endoribonuclease LACTB2-like isoform X1, with product MAVATIPKLEQLSHRVIRILGCNPGPHTLQGTNTYLIGTGKRRILVDTGDSGIMEYIKELKAALEKFAVSLQEIIVTHWHPDHVGGVDDICSSFNEGISVYQCEGYKVSKLKRLSEADVPLKNTDYTFIKDQHVFHTEGATLRLYHNPGHSEDHTILQLVEENAIFSGDTILGGSTTTVEDLTSYMQSLKQILDLNPSVIYPGHGFVIDNPKETVGGYIEHRNKRESQIIQCLTDHRDTPMEPMDIVKIIYVGVPEALQISAANNVIQHLLKLQKDQKVESKDGVKWTIKPLSSL from the exons ATGGCGGTAGCTACGATACCTAAACTTGAGCAGCTTTCTCATCGAGTAATTCGTATTTTGGGATGCAATCCTGGACCTCACACGCTACAGGGGACAAATACCTATCTAATTGGCACTGGAAAAag ACGAATATTAGTGGATACAGGTGATTCAGGCATCATGGAGTACATAAAAGAACTTAAAGCAGCCTTGGAAAAATTTGCTGTGTCCCTGCAAGAAATAATTGTTACTCATTGGCATCCTGATCATGTTGGAGGCGTGGATGACATCTGTAGCTCTTTTAATGAGG GTATCTCTGTGTATCAGTGTGAAG GATACAAAGTTTCGAAGTTAAAGCGACTTTCTGAAGCAGATGttccattaaaaaatacagattataCCTTCATCAAAGATCAGCATGTTTTCCATACGGAAGGTGCCACTCTAAG GTTATACCATAACCCTGGTCACTCTGAAGATCACACGATACTACAATTAGTGGAAGAAAATGCTATCTTTAGTGGTGATACTATCCTTGGTGGTTCAACCACT ACAGTTGAAGATCTTACAAGCTATATGCAGTCCCTGAAGCAAATTCTTGACCTCAACCCATCAGTTATCTACCCAGGTCATGGTTTTGTAATTGACAATCCCAAGGAAACTGTGGGAGGTTACATCGAACATCGTAACAAGCGAGAATCTCAGATCATCCAGTGTCTCACTGACCACAGAGATACACCAATGGAGCCAATGGACATAGTCAAGATTATTTATGTT GGTGTTCCTGAGGCGCTTCAAATAAGTGCAGCCAACAATGTCATTCAGCATTTGCTAAAACTTCAGAAAGACCAGAAAGTTG AATCAAAGGATGGTGTTAAATGGACCATTAAGCCCTTATCCTCTCTATGA
- the LOC112561734 gene encoding endoribonuclease LACTB2-like isoform X2, with protein sequence MAVATIPKLEQLSHRVIRILGCNPGPHTLQGTNTYLIGTGKRRILVDTGDSGIMEYIKELKAALEKFAVSLQEIIVTHWHPDHVGGVDDICSSFNEGYKVSKLKRLSEADVPLKNTDYTFIKDQHVFHTEGATLRLYHNPGHSEDHTILQLVEENAIFSGDTILGGSTTTVEDLTSYMQSLKQILDLNPSVIYPGHGFVIDNPKETVGGYIEHRNKRESQIIQCLTDHRDTPMEPMDIVKIIYVGVPEALQISAANNVIQHLLKLQKDQKVESKDGVKWTIKPLSSL encoded by the exons ATGGCGGTAGCTACGATACCTAAACTTGAGCAGCTTTCTCATCGAGTAATTCGTATTTTGGGATGCAATCCTGGACCTCACACGCTACAGGGGACAAATACCTATCTAATTGGCACTGGAAAAag ACGAATATTAGTGGATACAGGTGATTCAGGCATCATGGAGTACATAAAAGAACTTAAAGCAGCCTTGGAAAAATTTGCTGTGTCCCTGCAAGAAATAATTGTTACTCATTGGCATCCTGATCATGTTGGAGGCGTGGATGACATCTGTAGCTCTTTTAATGAGG GATACAAAGTTTCGAAGTTAAAGCGACTTTCTGAAGCAGATGttccattaaaaaatacagattataCCTTCATCAAAGATCAGCATGTTTTCCATACGGAAGGTGCCACTCTAAG GTTATACCATAACCCTGGTCACTCTGAAGATCACACGATACTACAATTAGTGGAAGAAAATGCTATCTTTAGTGGTGATACTATCCTTGGTGGTTCAACCACT ACAGTTGAAGATCTTACAAGCTATATGCAGTCCCTGAAGCAAATTCTTGACCTCAACCCATCAGTTATCTACCCAGGTCATGGTTTTGTAATTGACAATCCCAAGGAAACTGTGGGAGGTTACATCGAACATCGTAACAAGCGAGAATCTCAGATCATCCAGTGTCTCACTGACCACAGAGATACACCAATGGAGCCAATGGACATAGTCAAGATTATTTATGTT GGTGTTCCTGAGGCGCTTCAAATAAGTGCAGCCAACAATGTCATTCAGCATTTGCTAAAACTTCAGAAAGACCAGAAAGTTG AATCAAAGGATGGTGTTAAATGGACCATTAAGCCCTTATCCTCTCTATGA